GAGCACGAATATGATGAGTATGAGGCGGGAGTGGAAGACTGTGTCTATATCTTCCAGACCTGCATCCAGGCGGTTCTCTCAAGAGACCCAATACATCTATTGCGTGTTGCCGATGTGAAAGACTTGGTGGAGCAGCCACAAGCGGCTGTGCCATCCCCAAGCCTAATTGAGGATTACCAGCATGCTCCTGCACCAAGGCAGGAAGAGATATTAAAGTTTCTCGCTTCAATCGCCATGGACTCCACAAAAGCAGAGTTGGTCCGGCAGAATTCATTCGTGTTTTTGTCGTCAATCGCAGAACTTACTCAGAACCCGGTCAAGTTGGTGTTAGCAGAACACCTTCAACAAAAAATTACTCGCTCTGGCCCTTCTCGTCTAGTTATTCGTGTTTCTTTCGCTTCTGGAGTGTTGCCTTACCTCAAACAGGCTCATCTTCACGATTTCTACTCTGCAGTTCTTGCGCAAATGCGGGAGACTGGGCATCAATGGAGGGCATACCCTCTTCACGGCGAATTGCTTCGATCTTTCAAGGAAGTAGGAGGATTGGTTTATTGTCCACAGGATCCTCGAAGAGAAATACTGAAGTATCTTTGCCTTACTTACATTGGCGAGTCGGGAGGAATGACATCATACGGTAATGTAAGGAATGTCTTTTACAGTAACACAGCTGAGCCCATTATTACTGAGCTAATAGAGGAAGCCGCCTCTCAAGTTGCGGATGATCTTCGCAATCTAGTCGATGACAAAGAAATCAAGCGGCTTATTACCAATCAACACCTTGCAAGGAGATATGAAGCGCTACTCGACATCGTTTCAGAAACAAACGGTGGCTAACAAAACAGTGCGTGTGAATTCCTACTCGCTCCGCTCCTAGGAATCCACGACTTCGACGTTGTGTAAATGAAAGATGATCTCCACTTACTCCAACTAGTTGCTGAGCAACCCACACCTCCAAGGAAGTTGAAAATCTCGGAGGTGTATCAAAGAGAATTGAAGAAGAAGGGAAGCTTAATCAGCGGGGGCGTTGGACTGCTTGGGATTTTTGGTATATCTATCTTCATCATCAGCAGATCCTTCAACTTGGAATTGTCGGAATGGCTTCTCCTATTGGTCTTCGCATTTATTTCACTAATTGCGCTATCTGTTACCAGCATAGGGCCAATCATACGCCACAACATCCTAAAGAATGGAATCGTAACGATAGGAACCGTCACAGAAGTCAATCAATTTGATGGGAGCGATGCTACCTTGGGAGCCTTGCGAAGCGGAGGCATCTCAGTAGCGAAAATTTGTGTAAAAACCGCAACCGGTACATTTATTGCCGAATGGGACTTTGATGGACCTGACTGGAGAAAAATAGAAGAAGGAACTCAACTGAAGCTTCTTATTTCTCCAAATCGGGACATAGTGACAGATATTGTTGAAATTAAGCCAAAGACACAACCAGACGACTTAGACAACCCCATTGAACTCGCCCGAGAATCCTAATAATCACAAGGACGACTGAGCCTCGCAGGCTGGTTGTCTGGTTTCCACGTTGGACGAAGTAGAAAATTGAATACGTTTCCATACAGCATCCCCATTGATCGTGAGCTTTCCGATTCGGAAAGATCGATTCTTCGAAAGCTTATCTCTGAAACCCAGCCAGAGCGAGAGAAAGAAATAGATTCGCTTCATGTCTTTGGACGGTGTGGTTGCGGATCTTGCCCAACAGTGATGTTCACGTCTGGAACTAAAAGAGAAAAAGAAAGATCGATTTTAGCAGACTTCCAAGGCGGAGACACAGAATCCGGCTTGGTGGGAATCACGCTATGGGAAAGCAATGGATCTATCACCGAACTAGAGGCTTGGTCGATAGATGGAACAGACATAGAGTTTTGGCCTGAACTCGAAACAATCAGACCACTGGAAATCTCGAGATGAGAAGAAGAGA
This genomic window from Puniceicoccus vermicola contains:
- a CDS encoding DUF6984 family protein → MNTFPYSIPIDRELSDSERSILRKLISETQPEREKEIDSLHVFGRCGCGSCPTVMFTSGTKREKERSILADFQGGDTESGLVGITLWESNGSITELEAWSIDGTDIEFWPELETIRPLEISR